The following coding sequences are from one Danaus plexippus chromosome 13 unlocalized genomic scaffold, MEX_DaPlex mxdp_15, whole genome shotgun sequence window:
- the LOC116770016 gene encoding protein spinster isoform X2 yields the protein MDQNSITPNTSNQQLVINGDNESATALLNEKQGRKRDSLRDVTFIEFMTVGILCYVNLINYMDRFTLAGVLGDVKDEFNIGDDYAGFLQTVFVIAYMVFAPIFGYLGDRYSRRRIMAFGVALWSLTTFVGSYIPDFAWFAVFRGLVGIGEASYSTIAPTIISDLFVGNVRSKMLALFYFAIPVGSGFGYIVGSAAGAAMGNWRYGLRVTPFLGALAVVLMLWVMENPERGQAEESRMKPTSYQEDLKSLIRNPSFMLSTLAFTCVAFVTGALAWWGPDFIRLGLTLQTGQEVSIEGVSFKFGLVGMAAGALGVPLGSLLAQHMRTRTPAGDPLLCGFALLVSSPLVYLALFSTAHLAGLSYLLVFLGMLTLNLTWSVVADIVLYVVIPPRRSTAEAFQILISHMFGDAGSPYLVGVISENLKRSLSPFEEPSNSVKFRSLQYALFITCFVEVIGGIFFLLTAIYIVRDKLRVEREIAEAEAQSAEPSHSNAQENPGVE from the exons ATGGACCAAAACAGTATAACACCAAATACATCGAATCAGCAGTTAGTAATTAACGGAGACAATGAATCTGCAACTGCATTGTTGAACGAGAAGCAGGGTAGAAAGCGCGATAGTTTGAGAGATGTCACCTTCATCGAATTCATGACCGTCGGTATATTGTGTTATGTTAACCTTATCAACTACATGGACAGGTTCACCCTCGCCG GTGTATTAGGGGATGTCAAAGATGAATTTAACATTGGTGACGATTACGCCGGTTTCCTTCAGACCGTGTTTGTGATCGCTTACATGGTTTTCGCGCCAATATTCGGTTATCTCGGTGACAGATATTCCAGGCGGAGAATCATGGCATTTGGTGTGGCCCTGTGGAGTCTCACAACATTCGTGGGATCGTATATACCT GATTTCGCGTGGTTCGCGGTCTTCCGCGGCCTGGTTGGTATCGGTGAGGCGTCATACTCCACCATCGCACCGACCATCATCAGTGACCTGTTCGTCGGTAACGTCCGATCGAAAATGCTTGCGCTTTTCTATTTCGCGATACCAGTCGGGAG CGGTTTTGGCTATATAGTCGGTTCAGCGGCTGGTGCCGCTATGGGTAATTGGCGTTACGGGTTGCGTGTGACCCCGTTCCTCGGAGCCCTGGCCGTGGTGCTGATGCTGTGGGTCATGGAAAACCCTGAGCGTGGTCAGGCGGAGGAGAGCCGAATGAAACCGACTTCGTACCAGGAGGATCTCAAGTCGCTCATCAGGAA TCCGTCATTCATGTTGTCGACTTTGGCTTTCACGTGCGTCGCGTTTGTGACGGGGGCGCTCGCCTGGTGGGGCCCGGACTTCATCAGGCTAGGGCTGACGCTGCAGACTGGACAGGAAGTCTCCATAGAAGG CGTATCATTCAAGTTCGGGCTGGTGGGTATGGCGGCGGGGGCGCTGGGCGTCCCTCTGGGGTCTCTGCTCGCCCAGCATATGCGGACCCGCACCCCCGCCGGCGACCCTCTGCTCTGCGGCTTCGCGCTGCTGGTCTCCTCGCCGCTGGTGTACCTCGCGCTGTTCTCCACCGCCCACTTGGCGGGCCTCAGTTACCTGCTCGTGTTCCTCGGCATGCTAACGCTCAACCTCACCTGGTCCGTAGTAGCGGACATCGTGCTG TATGTGGTGATACCACCAAGAAGATCAACAGCGGAGGCTTTCCAGATTTTGATCTCACATATGTTTGGGGATGCTGGCAGTCCCTATTTGGTTGGAGTT ataTCCGAGAACTTGAAGAGATCGCTTTCACCTTTCGAAGAACCTAGCAACAGTGTCAAATTTCGATCGCTTCAGTACGCCTTGTTTATTACATGTTTCGTAGAGGTTATTGGAGGAATTTTCTTCCTACTGACGGCCATTTACATTGTGAGAGATAAACTTAGAGTTGAACGAGAAATCGCAG aaGCCGAGGCACAAAGTGCTGAACCATCTCACAGCAACGCACAAGAAAATCCCGgcgttgaataa
- the LOC116770373 gene encoding ovarian-specific serine/threonine-protein kinase Lok-like — MGDESHDIENTQTQTQNSQVEWSQTNTPSFIPNIWGRLYSTKVSLSGRFCWKTETEQQIPEYYDLIQPEFSLGRAIDCTFVIKKDKIKESIIKNVSKRHFVIKRDMSEPLSPAIITDLSHNGTFVNGLKIGKGKSRVLDDNDEISLSNAVVKIFLFKDLLKNEQDKAPKEISEKFYISRVLGQGACGVVKLVYHKTKCTKHAMKVIKKSRLTNGQIHNLNDPAKIMNEVNILKALKHPFIISTEEVFESSDAVYIVLELMQGGELFDRISKQGRLSERLTRFLFRQMVLAVKYLHSQGITHRDLKPENVLLESKEEETLVKITDFGLSKFVGEDSFMKTMCGTPLYLAPEVLRANGHNSYGPEVDVWSLGVIFFVCLVGYLPFSSDYKELSLRDQILSGKYRFSHTHWRGVSLQGKLLMKRMLTVNVERRITLDQILNHSWMQDDDIIIRIDRLMSQTRFNGMTLSNSDEENNNADNLTVLKITASGKRSHNDSFNTCEPIPKKLRVAIYPEVTMNDNSSSTNSCVSEE, encoded by the exons ATGGGAGACGAATCACATGATATCGAAAATACGCAAACTCAGACACAAAACTCTCAAGTCGAGTGGAGTCAAACAAATACTCCATCTTTTATTCCTAATATTTGGGGAAGATTATATTCAACGAAAGTGTCTTTAAGTGGTAGATTTTGTTGGAAGACCGAGACTGAGCAGCAAATTCCAGAATATTATG acctAATTCAACCAGAATTTTCACTTGGAAGAGCTATAGATTGTacctttgtaataaaaaaagataaaattaaagaaagtattattaaaaatgtgagCAAACGACATTTTGTGATCAAAAGAGACATGAG TGAACCACTCAGCCCAGCCATTATTACTGACTTGTCTCACAATGGGACATTTGTGAATGGTTTGAAAATCGGAAAAGGAAAAAGCAGAGTTCTCGATGACAACGATGAAATCTCACTTTCCAATGCtgttgttaaaa TATTCCTTTTTAAAGATCTGCTGAAAAATGAACAGGATAAAGCACCGAAAGAAATAtctgaaaagttttatatatcaagAGTACTGGGACAAGGGGCATGTGGGGTCGTTAAATTAGTATACCACAAA actaaatgtacaaaacatgccatgaaagttataaaaaagagTAGACTGACAAACGgacaaatacataatttaaatgatccAGCTAAGATTATGAATGAGGTCAACATATTGAAGGCTTTGAaacat CCATTTATAATTTCCACCGAAGAAGTGTTTGAGTCCTCCGACGcagtatatattgtattggAACTGATGCAGGGCGGTGAATTGTTTGATAGAATTTCAAAGCAAGGACGTCTATCTGAGAGATTAACTCGTTTTCTGTTCCGTCAAATGGTTCTAGCGGTCAAATATTTGCACTCTCAAGGCATCACTCACAGAGACCTTAAg CCTGAGAATGTTTTATTGGAGAGTAAAGAAGAAGAAACCCTAGTCAAAATAACAGATTTTGGTCTGAGCAAGTTTGTTGGTGAAGATAGTTTCATGAAGACCATGTGCGGAACACCCTTATACCTGGCGCCCGAAGTACTGCGGGCAAATGGACATAACAGTTACGGGCCCGAGGTGGATGTATGGAGCTTGGGAGTCATCTTCTTTGTTTG CTTGGTGGGCTATCTACCCTTTTCATCTGATTATAAAGAGTTATCTCTCCGGGATCAAATCTTGAGTGGGAAATATCGTTTTTCACACACACATTGGAGAGGCGTCAGCTTGCAAGGAAAATTACTCATGAAAAGGATGCTCACTGTAAATGTTGAAAGACGGATTACCTTGGATCAAATACTTAATCATAGCTGGATGCAA GATGACGATATTATCATAAGGATAGACAGGTTGATGTCTCAAACTAGATTCAATGGAATGACATTATCTAATTCTGACgaggaaaataataatgctGACAATTTGACCGTTTTGAAAATAACCGCGAGCGGTAAGAGGAGCCACAACGACAGTTTCAATACATGTGAACCGATACCTAAGAAGCTTAGGGTTGCCATATATCCCGAAGTTACCATGAATGATAACTCGAGCTCTACCAATAGCTGTGTCTCCGAAGAGTGA
- the LOC133320205 gene encoding replication protein A 32 kDa subunit has protein sequence MWNDQSRTDGGFFNSQNEFGNVTNTPNQRQKSARRASRTAPIVIKQALNCGDEGIKIWGTEIQIVSIVARVQNIREQSTKITYTIQDITGRMKAVLWLEQESMDENDQSTPKVHVNDYIQIYGNVKTNKGRKVLMAFKIMPITDVNAITFHYLQCLNNKLKLQPGMKKDVEPIGNNSSMMGGLPSNSMVGMNDNMSFNGLNVRQVMVYKLISSAASDQGISKQELLSNLRDRMTEVELENILEFMCNEGHTYSTIDEEHFRAT, from the exons ATGTGGAATG aTCAATCGAGAACTGATGGTGGATTCTTCAACAGTCAAAACGAATTTGGAAATGTAACTAACACTCCCAACCAAAGGCAAAAGTCT GCGAGACGTGCTTCACGCACTGCCCCAATTGTTATTAAACAGGCTTTAAATTGTGGGGACGAAGGAATTAAAATATGGGGCACAGAAATACAAATTGTGTCAATTGTTGCTCGTGTTCAAAATATTAGAGAACAAAGTACCAAAATCACATACACAATACAAGATATAACTGGTAGGATGAAAGCTGTTCTCTGGTTAGAACAAGAATCAATGGATGAAAAT GATCAGTCAACACCCAAAGTTCATGTTAATgattacatacaaatttacGGCAATGTTAAAACCAATAAAGGTAGAAAGGTTCTGATGGCATTCAAAATTATGCCCATAACTGATGTCAACGCCATTACATTCCATTACTTGCAGTGTCTCAACAACAAACTTAAGTTGCAACCTGGTATGAAAAAg GATGTGGAACCTATTGGTAATAATTCTTCGATGATGGGTGGATTGCCGTCCAACTCGATGGTAGGAATGAATGATAACATGTCATTCAATGGATTGAATGTCCGTCAAGTGATGGTCTACAAACTGATATCATCGGCTGCATCAGACCAGGGTATAAGCAAGCAGGAATTGCTATCGAACTTGAGGGATCGTATGACTGAAGTTGAACTGGA GAATATTCTGGAATTCATGTGCAACGAAGGTCATACTTATTCAACTATTGATGAAGAGCACTTCAGGGCTacttaa
- the LOC116770168 gene encoding LDLR chaperone boca: protein MKCLYLIILVCVTLTSAKKYNDEEKPAWAKKDIRDFSDADMERLFDQWEEDEDPLPEDELPEHLRKPPSLDLTKLDMSNPESVLQATKKGQTVMMFVTVANKPTRHRTEELTKIWQSGLWSAHIQAERYLIDDDRAIFMFKDGSQAWTAKEYLTDQDELKDVQLESQTYPGKKPDVKNKSVRDEL, encoded by the exons ATGAAGTgtctgtatttaataatattagtttgtgTTACCTTAACTTCGgctaaaaaatacaatgacgAGGAAAAGCCGGCGTGGGCTAAGAAAGATATACGGGACTTCAGCGATGCTGATATGGAACG TCTCTTCGATCAATGGGAAGAAGACGAAGATCCCTTACCTGAGGACGAATTACCGGAACACTTGCGTAAGCCACCATCTCTTGATTTAACTAAGTTGGATATGTCTAATCCTGAATCAGTGCTACAAGCAACAAAAAAGGGACAAACCGTAATGATGTTTGTAACTGTTGCTAACAAACCAACTCGACACAGGACCGAAGAGTTGACTAAGATATGGCAGTCTGGTCTTTGGAGTGCTCATATACAAGCAGAGAG GTATCTCATAGATGATGACAGagctatatttatgtttaaagatGGTTCCCAAGCTTGGACCGCAAAGGAGTATCTTACTGATCAAGACGAACTCAAAGATGTACAGCTTGAAAGCCAAACTTATCCAGGGAAGAAACCCgatgttaaaaacaaatctgTACGAGATGAACTATAA
- the LOC116770016 gene encoding protein spinster isoform X1 has product MDQNSITPNTSNQQLVINGDNESATALLNEKQGRKRDSLRDVTFIEFMTVGILCYVNLINYMDRFTLAGVLGDVKDEFNIGDDYAGFLQTVFVIAYMVFAPIFGYLGDRYSRRRIMAFGVALWSLTTFVGSYIPDFAWFAVFRGLVGIGEASYSTIAPTIISDLFVGNVRSKMLALFYFAIPVGSGFGYIVGSAAGAAMGNWRYGLRVTPFLGALAVVLMLWVMENPERGQAEESRMKPTSYQEDLKSLIRNPSFMLSTLAFTCVAFVTGALAWWGPDFIRLGLTLQTGQEVSIEGVSLVFGALTMASGLVGVPLGAWLGAALIARWGRAHALLCAAGLLLSAPAMTLAIFLTDKHYYAPFVLMFFAELTLNLNWAIVADMSLYVVIPPRRSTAEAFQILISHMFGDAGSPYLVGVISENLKRSLSPFEEPSNSVKFRSLQYALFITCFVEVIGGIFFLLTAIYIVRDKLRVEREIAEAEAQSAEPSHSNAQENPGVE; this is encoded by the exons ATGGACCAAAACAGTATAACACCAAATACATCGAATCAGCAGTTAGTAATTAACGGAGACAATGAATCTGCAACTGCATTGTTGAACGAGAAGCAGGGTAGAAAGCGCGATAGTTTGAGAGATGTCACCTTCATCGAATTCATGACCGTCGGTATATTGTGTTATGTTAACCTTATCAACTACATGGACAGGTTCACCCTCGCCG GTGTATTAGGGGATGTCAAAGATGAATTTAACATTGGTGACGATTACGCCGGTTTCCTTCAGACCGTGTTTGTGATCGCTTACATGGTTTTCGCGCCAATATTCGGTTATCTCGGTGACAGATATTCCAGGCGGAGAATCATGGCATTTGGTGTGGCCCTGTGGAGTCTCACAACATTCGTGGGATCGTATATACCT GATTTCGCGTGGTTCGCGGTCTTCCGCGGCCTGGTTGGTATCGGTGAGGCGTCATACTCCACCATCGCACCGACCATCATCAGTGACCTGTTCGTCGGTAACGTCCGATCGAAAATGCTTGCGCTTTTCTATTTCGCGATACCAGTCGGGAG CGGTTTTGGCTATATAGTCGGTTCAGCGGCTGGTGCCGCTATGGGTAATTGGCGTTACGGGTTGCGTGTGACCCCGTTCCTCGGAGCCCTGGCCGTGGTGCTGATGCTGTGGGTCATGGAAAACCCTGAGCGTGGTCAGGCGGAGGAGAGCCGAATGAAACCGACTTCGTACCAGGAGGATCTCAAGTCGCTCATCAGGAA TCCGTCATTCATGTTGTCGACTTTGGCTTTCACGTGCGTCGCGTTTGTGACGGGGGCGCTCGCCTGGTGGGGCCCGGACTTCATCAGGCTAGGGCTGACGCTGCAGACTGGACAGGAAGTCTCCATAGAAGG GGTGTCGCTGGTATTCGGAGCGCTGACCATGGCGTCGGGGCTGGTGGGTGTGCCGCTGGGTGCCTGGCTGGGCGCGGCGTTGATCGCTCGCTGGGGCCGCGCGCACGCCCTGCTGTGTGCCGCGGGGCTGCTGCTGTCCGCTCCCGCCATGACGCTCGCCATCTTCCTCACGGACAAGCACTACTACGCTCCGTTCGTGCTCATGTTCTTTGCCGAGCTCACGCTCAATCTCAACTGGGCTATCGTTGCTGACATGTCGCTG TATGTGGTGATACCACCAAGAAGATCAACAGCGGAGGCTTTCCAGATTTTGATCTCACATATGTTTGGGGATGCTGGCAGTCCCTATTTGGTTGGAGTT ataTCCGAGAACTTGAAGAGATCGCTTTCACCTTTCGAAGAACCTAGCAACAGTGTCAAATTTCGATCGCTTCAGTACGCCTTGTTTATTACATGTTTCGTAGAGGTTATTGGAGGAATTTTCTTCCTACTGACGGCCATTTACATTGTGAGAGATAAACTTAGAGTTGAACGAGAAATCGCAG aaGCCGAGGCACAAAGTGCTGAACCATCTCACAGCAACGCACAAGAAAATCCCGgcgttgaataa
- the LOC116770169 gene encoding spindle assembly abnormal protein 6 homolog gives MKNTAFKVFHRGKYFISIKRGFEEAKKDITITVEKLFENDSLRLILSDEEDSTFLYRILLTRCDYEELKKQQGLLIDFDNFPSQVVRLLQQCASNSMFLILQLVTPILYNFEVVEHNEFKRLVHLSLKTQPANDTELKQHMADTIVELKKTLMTLKSSSSSNEMMWSEKCTKLESKLHDLSLNLTKIEEEKLRHEIEYKENLKLEKDRLVQEKIQWQKQNEAHTNNLLAASQDNLNRKDKHIEEQNHKIKQLRDKISQIENQLSEKINRSNYLEKELQRIHIEVSTLSSRNSTLEREVVDKEKLINQMNSNCTYLEKTVKDNTNVIKELNENIQALKNEKSNLERRLSLSESLANKNTEAAQSTTEQLLKANQIITKQNNDLLEIKDKLLCRTAIALEQEKVIEGNIKEIEELKIKIKSSSEEIEKIKSELDAFREMYNKNEEALKDRDETIKNNNMVIQWLHKKLEGNGMGRNDHPHKSSSDFQSATSTPYFLQKNVQNCSQETDESINFYATSKLSSVEDSPKPSAPNKKGLDPKYLKPATEGNRIQKKDCSREAANVQSKSGKENKHVDLPKVDFREKKSSRPTTYRATPVSAYFP, from the exons atgaaaaacaccgctttcaaagtatttcatagaggaaaatattttatatcaatcaaACGAGGCTTTGAAGAAGCTAAAAAGGATATAACGATTACTGttgaaaaactttttgaaaacGATTCATTG AGGCTTATCTTATCGGACGAAGAAGATTCAACATTTCTatacagaattttattaacaagatGCGACTACGAAGAACTGAAGAAACAACAAGGACTTCTTATAGATTTCGACAATTTTCCGTCACAAGTAGTTAGATTACTGCAACAATGTGCTTCAAATAGcat GTTCCTGATACTTCAACTTGTTACACCAATTCTCTACAACTTTGAAGTTGTAGaacataatgaatttaaaagacTTGTACATTTATCGCTCAAAACACAACCGGCAAACGACACTGAACTCAAGCAACACATGGCTGACACAATTGTGgaattaaaa aaAACACTTATGACACTAAAAAGTTCATCATCAAGTAATGAAATGATGTGGAGcgaaaaatgtacaaaattagAGTCAAAACTTCATGATTTAAGTCTGAATTTGACTAAAATTGAAGAAGAAAAGTTGAGACatgaaatagaatataaagaaaacttaaaattagaaaaagaCAGGCTCGTACaa GAGAAAATTCAGTGGCAGAAACAAAATGAGGCGCACACAAATAACTTACTAGCTGCGTCTCAAgacaatttaaatagaaaagacAAACATATAGAGGAACAAAaccacaaaataaaacaattgagggacaaaatatcacaaattGAAAATCAGTTAAG tgaAAAGATAAACAGGTCCAATTATCTGGAAAAGGAATTACAAAGAATTCATATAGAAGTTTCCACATTGAGCTCTAGAAATTCAACTCTGGAGAGAGAGGTCGTTGACaaagaaaaacttattaaCCAGATGAATTCAAATTGTACATATTTAGAAAAG ACAGTCAAAGATAATAcgaatgttataaaagaattaaatgaaaatattcaagCATTGAAAAATGAAAAG agTAATCTTGAGAGGAGACTAAGCCTTAGCGAATCGTtagcaaataaaaacacaGAAGCAGCCCAATCCACTACAGAACAATTGCTTAAAGCCAATCAAATTATcaccaaacaaaataatgatcTTCTTGAAATTAAAGATAAG cttcTATGCAGAACAGCAATAGCGTTGGAACAGGAAAAAGTTATAGAAGGAAACATTAAAGAAATTGAGgaactcaaaataaaaataaaatccagtTCAGAGGAAATTGAGAAGATCAAAAGTGAACTTGACGCGTTTagagaaatgtataataaaaatgaggaAGCATTAAAAGATCGTGATgagactataaaaaataacaatatgg tGATCCAATGGCTACATAAGAAATTAGAAGGCAATGGAATGGGAAGAAATGATCATCCTCATAAGAGCAGCTCAGATTTTCAATCTGCAACATCAACaccttattttttacaaaaaaatgtacagaACTGTTCTCAAGAAACTGatgaatcaattaatttttatgctaCATCTAAATT atCCAGTGTGGAAGATAGCCCTAAACCTTCCGCTCCAAATAAAAAAGGCTTGGATCCGAAGTATTTAAAACCAGCCACTGAAGGAaatagaatacaaaaaaagg attgTTCCAGAGAAGCTGCTAATGTTCAGAGTAAATctggaaaagaaaataaacatgttgATTTACCGAAGGTTGATTTTAGAGAAAAAAAGTCTTCAAGACCAACGACGTATCGAGCTACGCCAGTTTCGGCATATTTtccataa
- the LOC116770016 gene encoding protein spinster isoform X3 codes for MDQNSITPNTSNQQLVINGDNESATALLNEKQGRKRDSLRDVTFIEFMTVGILCYVNLINYMDRFTLAGVLGDVKDEFNIGDDYAGFLQTVFVIAYMVFAPIFGYLGDRYSRRRIMAFGVALWSLTTFVGSYIPDFAWFAVFRGLVGIGEASYSTIAPTIISDLFVGNVRSKMLALFYFAIPVGSGFGYIVGSAAGAAMGNWRYGLRVTPFLGALAVVLMLWVMENPERGQAEESRMKPTSYQEDLKSLIRNPSFMLSTLAFTCVAFVTGALAWWGPDFIRLGLTLQTGQEVSIEGVSLVFGALTMASGLVGVPLGAWLGAALIARWGRAHALLCAAGLLLSAPAMTLAIFLTDKHYYAPFVLMFFAELTLNLNWAIVADMSLYVVIPPRRSTAEAFQILISHMFGDAGSPYLVGVISENLKRSLSPFEEPSNSVKFRSLQYALFITCFVEVIGGIFFLLTAIYIVRDKLRVEREIAVASKII; via the exons ATGGACCAAAACAGTATAACACCAAATACATCGAATCAGCAGTTAGTAATTAACGGAGACAATGAATCTGCAACTGCATTGTTGAACGAGAAGCAGGGTAGAAAGCGCGATAGTTTGAGAGATGTCACCTTCATCGAATTCATGACCGTCGGTATATTGTGTTATGTTAACCTTATCAACTACATGGACAGGTTCACCCTCGCCG GTGTATTAGGGGATGTCAAAGATGAATTTAACATTGGTGACGATTACGCCGGTTTCCTTCAGACCGTGTTTGTGATCGCTTACATGGTTTTCGCGCCAATATTCGGTTATCTCGGTGACAGATATTCCAGGCGGAGAATCATGGCATTTGGTGTGGCCCTGTGGAGTCTCACAACATTCGTGGGATCGTATATACCT GATTTCGCGTGGTTCGCGGTCTTCCGCGGCCTGGTTGGTATCGGTGAGGCGTCATACTCCACCATCGCACCGACCATCATCAGTGACCTGTTCGTCGGTAACGTCCGATCGAAAATGCTTGCGCTTTTCTATTTCGCGATACCAGTCGGGAG CGGTTTTGGCTATATAGTCGGTTCAGCGGCTGGTGCCGCTATGGGTAATTGGCGTTACGGGTTGCGTGTGACCCCGTTCCTCGGAGCCCTGGCCGTGGTGCTGATGCTGTGGGTCATGGAAAACCCTGAGCGTGGTCAGGCGGAGGAGAGCCGAATGAAACCGACTTCGTACCAGGAGGATCTCAAGTCGCTCATCAGGAA TCCGTCATTCATGTTGTCGACTTTGGCTTTCACGTGCGTCGCGTTTGTGACGGGGGCGCTCGCCTGGTGGGGCCCGGACTTCATCAGGCTAGGGCTGACGCTGCAGACTGGACAGGAAGTCTCCATAGAAGG GGTGTCGCTGGTATTCGGAGCGCTGACCATGGCGTCGGGGCTGGTGGGTGTGCCGCTGGGTGCCTGGCTGGGCGCGGCGTTGATCGCTCGCTGGGGCCGCGCGCACGCCCTGCTGTGTGCCGCGGGGCTGCTGCTGTCCGCTCCCGCCATGACGCTCGCCATCTTCCTCACGGACAAGCACTACTACGCTCCGTTCGTGCTCATGTTCTTTGCCGAGCTCACGCTCAATCTCAACTGGGCTATCGTTGCTGACATGTCGCTG TATGTGGTGATACCACCAAGAAGATCAACAGCGGAGGCTTTCCAGATTTTGATCTCACATATGTTTGGGGATGCTGGCAGTCCCTATTTGGTTGGAGTT ataTCCGAGAACTTGAAGAGATCGCTTTCACCTTTCGAAGAACCTAGCAACAGTGTCAAATTTCGATCGCTTCAGTACGCCTTGTTTATTACATGTTTCGTAGAGGTTATTGGAGGAATTTTCTTCCTACTGACGGCCATTTACATTGTGAGAGATAAACTTAGAGTTGAACGAGAAATCGCAG Ttgcttcaaaaattatttag